ATCGGCAGGGCGAGTGCCTCCTCGGCGGACCAGTACTCCCGTTCGATCTTGAGGTCGGGCAGCCGCAACCCGGCCATGGTGATCACCGTGAGCGCCGCGTCGGCGCCGAGCAGCCCTTCCGGCGGCCGGCCGAAGAAGAGCATGGCCAGTGGCATCTCGGCGGTGTCGAGCAGGAGGTTGGCCAGCTCCTTTCCGGCGTCGTCGTCGAGTTGCCCGAGGCAGCTCACCACGTCGTCCAGGGTGGACGTCTCCTCGGCGGGAACCTGACGGACCGCGTGCCGGAACAGGGTGGCGGTGGACGCCTCGCGAGCCACCTGCGGTGGCACCAGCATCATGCAGATGTCCTGGACCAGCATCCGACGCTCGGCCCGGGCGTTGGAGACCGCGATCTCGAACTCACGGTCACCGGAGGCGCCGGCGCCGAACTCACTGCGCAGCGGCGTTGGGATCAGCGAGTAGGGCGCCAGGGTGCCGTGCTCCGAGCCGGTCAGGTTCAGCACCCGGGAGTACGGCCGCAGCTCCGGCATGGCGCAGAGCCGGGCCAGCGGCCCGGACGGGTCGAGCAGGGTCACCTGGACGCCGCGCCGTGCGGCCAGGTAGCCCAGCGCGCCGAGCAGGGTCGACTTGCCACCGCCCGGCTCGGCCACGAAGACCGCGAGCCCGGAGCGTTCCCGTACCTCCATGGGGAAGTGCAGGTCGAGGAAGACCGGGCGGCGGCAGGTGCCGGCGGTCCGGCCGATCAGGTCGCCCCGTCGGTCGCCGACGTTGGAGGCGGCCTGGGGGAGCGCGGCGGCGAGCAGCGGGACCGGCATCCGACGGACGTAGCCGGTGTTGGCGATCGGCTCGCCGGGGATGAACTCGCGGGCCAGCCAGTCCTGGTTCTTCGGGTGCTGGAGCGAGACGCGCAGCTCCCGGGAGTAGAGCTGGATGAGCCGGCGGGCCCGTTCCAGGCACTCTTCCCGGGTCCGGCCGCCGACTGCGATCCGGTGCCAGCCGTGGGCGCGGGCCGAGTCGACCGGCAGCCCGGTGGTCATCTCGTCACCGATCACCAGCGCGCGCTTGGCCAGCCGCTCCAACTCGGGCGGCGCGTCGATGCCGTGCTCGGCGTAGTCGAGCTGCTGTGAGCGGATCATCCGCAGCCGGTGTTCGAGATTGCGGAACGAGTCGCCGGAGCCGAGGATGTCGACCCGGGTGGAGATCTCCATCGGCCAGGGAAGCCGCTCGTGGAAGTGCAGCCACGGCTCGTGCCGTTCCGGGATCTCCAGTGGCTCCATCCGGCCGACGGCGAGCACGGCGACGTGCCGTTCCTCGCCGGTCATGCGGTTGACCAGCTTCACCGTCGAGCCGTACGGGGTGCGGTAGCGCTCGACCTGCTCGGTCAGGGCGAGCAGGTCACCGCGCTCCCAGCGACCGTTGGTCACCGGGGAGAGCGTGCCCGGAGGTGCCATGCACAGCGCCACCGAGCGGTAGAGCAACCACTCCAGCTCCTGGGCGGTGACCCTGCGGCCGCGCATGCCGAACGCGCCGAGCACCTCGTCGAACTGCTCCACTGTGCGGCCCAGCTTGCGGCGTTCGCCTTCGGCGGTGCCCCGCCCGAAGGTGCGCAGCAACCGCTCGGTGAGCGAGTCACCGAGCGACCGGCGGGCGAAGGTGACGCCCAGGTAGGTCTGCCCCTCGGCGTGGTTGACCGCCATCAGGTGCCGCTGGGCGGCGACCAGGTGGTCGGCCCAGCCGGTGGTGCCGGGCACGTCGGGCAGCGGCGCCGGGGTGTGCGCGTCGATGGTGCGGGCCCACTCGTCAGCGGGGAACGGCCGGGTGGTGCGGCGCAGGTGCAGCCGGAAGCCGGCCAGGCCGGCGTACTGCTCGGAGATCGCCGACAGCAACGCCTCGCGTTCGGCGTCGGGGCGGAAGGCCCAGCGCACCTCGGGCAGCCAGTACCAGGCGGTGACCGTGTTCGGGGTGAAGGTCAGGTGGCCGGCGATCTCGGTGATGGCCAGCTCGACGGACGGGTCCCGGTCCCCAAACTTGATCTTCGGGGCGCGGACCCGGACCGGCCGGGTCGGCCGGTCCTGTCGGCTCACGGCCTTCTGTCGGGGCGTGGCTATCTCCCGCCCGGTCGGCTCCGCGCCGCCCGGTCCCGACCGCGCCGTGCCGGTGGCGCGGCGCGGCGCGCGTTCCAGGGCCGGCCGGTCCGTCGGGCCGGCGCTGGACGGTCCCGCCGCCGGTGCTGCCGGTCGGCTGGGCGGCGCGGCACCGGGCGGTCGGGTCGTCGCGCCGGTGGTCGACGACGCCGGCGCACCCCCGCCGGTCGGCTCGGTCTCGCCTGGTGGCCGGAGCATCGGCAGCCGGTCGCCGGCCTGGTGCGGCACCCGGGACTCGCCGGCAGGACTGCCGCCGCGGCGCCGCGGCTCCACCGGCCGCCCACTGCTGGTGGCCGCGTCGTCGGGGGCCCAGGGCGGTTCCAGGTCGGCGGCCCGGTCCGGCGCCCGGTGGGCCGACTCGGCGGCGGGCGGCTGCTGCGGGATCGCCGGCTGCTCCCGGGGCGCCGGGGCGGCCGGCACGGCACGCGTCGCGCCCGGCCGGGACGCGCCGAAGAGATCCAGGAACGGGGAGTCGATGTCGGCGTTCTCGCCGGCCGACACCGTGCTCGGCTCGGCGGGCGGCGGTCGGCGGGGCACTGGTCGGGGGGCCTGGAAGACGCCGACCGCACCGTGCCCGGGCGAGGTCACCAGCGCGGGATCGAGCGCCACCTCGTCCTCGGAGTCGGTGTAGTCAATTGACTGCGCACGGTGACCGGTCGGCGCGGCCGGACGGCCGGCCGGGGTACCCGGCGTGGAAGAGCGACTCATGCGACCGCCTCGCTCGCGCCGGGGTCTACCGACAGCCTCTTGCCCGCGTCGTGCGATGGACCGGTCGGCGTACACCCGGTCATGCCAGCTCCTCCCGGATCCTGATCCGGCTACCGACCAGGCGCGGGTCGCGCTGCTCGATCGCCGGCTCCCGGGTGCGTCGCCAGTCGGTCAGCGCGGTGCGGATGACCACCCGCGCAGGCCGGTCCGGGTCGACGTGCCGGAAGATGAACGACGTGGTCACGATGGCGAGCGCGATCTCCCAGGCCGGGAAGAGCTCGACCGTCAACGTGAACAGCCAGTGGATGAACATGTAGAGGGGGACGAGCAGCATGAAGAGCCCGTACTGGGCGTACGGCAGGTGGACCGGAAGGGTGTAGCCGGGCGGCCCGAGGTAGACCAGGCGGGCCCGGTAGATGTCGTCGTCGGTGCGCAGCCGCATCTGGGAACGCGCCTATTCGAAGATCAGGTCGATCAGGTAATCGCCGACGAAGAAGAGTGTGGCCGCGCCGGCGATGAAGGCCAGCCCGACGATCGCGATCGCGGAGCTGGTCAGCACCTTGGAGATCTCGCCCCGGCTGGCCCGCCCGATGAAGATGACGCCCAGGACGGCGAGCAGGATTGGCGCGATCTTGCTGGCGAAGAAGGTGACAACACTGTTGGTGTCGATCCCCTTCGGTGCCGGCTCGGCGAGCGGAGCTGACGCCAGGGTGGAGAGCGCGTGGGCGACGCTGGACGACGCCGTCTCCATGAGCTCGAAGGCGATCACTGGAACCTCCCCATATCGCGGCCGGCGATGCCGCGGCGGTGCAATAGGCAAGCCTGGCGGGAAATGTGCTCGCAGGGCGCAGCCTTCTCGACCCTGTGTTCGTTACTCACCACGGAGAGTGGCGAGCTTTGGGCGGTTTTTCCCCGCTTCGGCCCTCCCTCCAGGCTTCGCCATCTCGATGCTGGCCAATTCCAAAGCGTACGGGCCGGCCCGGATTGCGACAAGCCGCGAAGGGACTGCCCGATACTGCCCGGACGACCGATCGTACACCTGTTCCAATGCGCACGTCAGGGATGGTGTGTCGGGGGCGGACCCGGGTCGGCCGGGCCGACCGCCACGACCGGTACCGTCTAGTCGTGACCGATCTGGTGCGGGCCCCGGGCCCGGTGGTGATGGGCGTCCTCAACGTCACGCCGGACTCCTTCTCCGACGGCGGACGGTACGCCGACCTGGGCTCAGCCGTCGGACACGGCGTCCGTCTGCGTGCCGCGGGGGCGCACCTGGTCGACGTCGGCGGTGAGTCGACCCGCCCGGGTGCCGAAAGGATCGACGCGGCGACCGAGGCCGACCGCGTGCTGCCGGTCATCCGCGAGCTGACCGCCGCCGGAGTGCCGGTCAGCATCGACACCAGCCGCGCCCGGGTGGCCGAGGCGGCCCTGGGCGCGGGCGCGGTCGTCGTCAACGACGTCTCCGGCGGGCTGGCCGACCCGGACATGGCCCGGGTGGTCCGCGACGCCGGCTGCCCGTGGGTGCTGATGCACTGGCGTGGCCACTCACGGGAGATGCGCGAGCTGGCCAGCTACACCGACGTGGTGGCGGACGTCCGGGCCGAGCTGGCCCAGCGGATCGACGCGGCGCTGGCCGCCGGAGTGGCCGCCGACCGCATCGTCGTCGACCCCGGCCTCGGGTTCGCCAAGACGGCCGCGCACAACTGGGAGTTGAGCGCCCGCCTGCCGGAGCTGCTCGACCTCGGGTACCCGCTGCTCTTCGGCGCCAGCCGCAAGTCCTACCTCGGCCGACTGCTCGCCGGCCCGGACGGGACGCCGCGACCCACGGCGCAGCGGGAGGCGGCCACCGTCGCCACCAGTGTGCTGGCCGTCGCGGCCGGCGCCTGGGGGGTACGCGTGCACGACGTCCAGGCCACCGCCGACGCGCTCGCCGTCTGGGTCGCCACCGGCAGCCCGCGTCTGGTCCCCGCCCGTGCCGGCGACGAGCGAGAGGTGCAGCGATGACCGACCGGATCCAGCTGACCGGCCTGCGGGCCCGGGGCCGGCACGGGGTGTACGACTTCGAACGGGTCCAGGGGCAGGACTTCGTCGTCGACGCCGTGCTGGAACTGGACCTCGCCCCGGCCGCCGCCAGCGACGACGTCACCGCCACCGTCCACTACGGTGAGCTGGCCGAACAGCTGGTCGCGGTGGTGACCGGCGAGCCGGTCAACCTGATCGAGACCCTCGCCGACCGGCTGCTCACGGTCTGCCTGGCCGACGAGCGGGTCACCAGCGCCACCATCACCGTGCACAAGCCGGAGGCGCCGGTGCCGCACACGTTCACCGACGTGGCCGTCACCATGACCCGGGCGCGTGCCCGGTGACCCGTGCGGTGCTCTCGCTCGGCAGCAACCTGGGCGACCGGCTGGGTCACCTGCGTACGGCCGTCGCCACGCTCGGCGACAGCGTGCTGGTGCTCTCCGGCGTGTACGAGACTCCACCGTGGGGCGACGCCGATCAGCCCGCGTACCTCAACGCGGCGCTGCTGGCCCAGGACGACGCCGCCACCCCTCGCGACTGGCTGGAGCGGGCGCGGGCCGCGGAGCGCGCGGCCGGCCGGGCACGTGACCCGCAGCGGCGGTTCGGGCCGCGCACCCTCGACGTGGACGTGATCGCGGTCTGGGGCGACGACGACGAGCCGGTGCTCAGCGACGACCCCGAGCTGACCCTGCCGCACCCCCGGGCGCACCTGCGCGCCTTCGTGCTGCGACCGTGGATCGACATCCAGCCGTACGGGCGGCTGCCCGGTCACGGCTGGTTGACCGACCTGCTCACCGCCGGCCCGGCCGCCGACGACGCGCTGGATCTGCGCCCCCGGCCGGAACTGGCGTTAGAGTCGACGGCATGACCGAGCGGAGCCGGCCGGCATGACGCAGGCGAAGTCCCCACCACCGGGCGGGCCGGGCCCGGACCGGTCACGGATGGGCCCCACCCGGATCTCCACCCTGGTCGTGGCCGCACTGGCAGCCGCGGCGGTGGCCTGGCTGCTGATCAGCACCCTCTACTACAGCGGCATCCCCCGGCTGCCCTGGCTGCCGGTGGTGACACTGGCCGCGCTCGCCGTGCTCGAGGCGTACGCCGCCGTCAACACCCGAGGACGGATCGAACGCAAGCCCGGCCGGGACCCGGTCAACCCGCTGCTGGTCGCCCGGTTCGTGGTGCTGGCCAAGGCGTCGGCGCTGGCCGCGGCCATTTTCGCCGGCTTCTACGCCGGGCTGGCCGGCTGGCTCTTCGTCGAGACCACGCGGGCCGCCACGGAGGATCGACCGGCCGCCGGGAGCGGTCTGCTCGCCTCGCTGGCGCTGGTGGGCGCCGCGCTCTGGCTTGAGCGCTCCTGCCGGGTGCCGGAGCGCCCGGACGACGAGCGTGAGCCCGACCAGCGGGAGAGCCGCCCCGGCCAGCGTTGAGAGGCCCCCGGGGTCTCCCGACAGCCCCTGACAGGGGGTTACGCCCGGCTCCGGGCGCAGGTACGGTGCCTGCGATCGGAGAGCAACGGCCGCCCCGGTCCGTCCGCGCGCACCGGACCGGGGGCGGCCGGCCAGTGGGGAGGCGGCGTCATGGGGTACGAAGAAGCGGGCCGGGAAGGGTCGGTCGAGCCCTCGTCCGGGGTGCCCGCCGCCGTTCTGGAGAACGTCTTCGACGACCCCAGCCAGGGTGAGCCCGGTCGGGACCGGGTCGGCGTGCACCTGGGGTGGGAGGTCCTGCTGCTCGCCGGTGTCGCCACTCTGGGCTGGCTGCTCTGGCGGGTCGACTCGGACGTGCTGCGCGGCGACAGCCTGCGCACCCTGCTGGTCGGCATGGTCGGGCTCGGGCTGCTCACCCTCGCGGCCGGGGTGAGCCTGCGTACCGCCGCACCGAACCTGGCCGTCGGGCCGGTAGCGGTCGCCGCCGCGCTGCACTACGCGGAGCAGGGTGACCAGGGCCTGGCGGCGTCCGTCGGCCCGGCGGTCGGGGTCGCCGCGCTGGCCGGACTGGCGCTGGCGCTGGCGGTGGTGGTGCTGCACGTGCCGGGCTGGGCGGCCAGTCTCGCCGGTGCCGCCGGCGTGGTGGTGTACATCGAACGCCGGTCGGCGCCCGTGCTGGTGCAGGGCGACTACGACCCCGGGCGGAGCGCCGGCTACCTCTTCGCCGGGTTCGCCGCGGTGGCGGTCCTCGGCGGGCTGTTCGGCGCCATCCGGGCGATCCGCCGGCTGGTCGGCCGGTACCGGCCGGTCACCGATCCGGCCCGTCGCCGGGGAGTGGTGGCTGCCGTGGTCACCGCGCTCGCACTGGTCGGCTCCACCGTGCTCGCCGCCCTCGCCGGCGTGCTGCTCGCCGCCAACGGCCCGGGGCCGGTCACGCCCGACCCCGGGCTGGACTGGACAGTACTGGCGATCGGGGTGGCCCTGCTCGGCGGCACCAGCGCGTACGGCCGTCGGGGTGGGCTGTTCGGCACCCTGCTGGCGGTGGGCCTGGTCACCGTCTTTCAGGCGTACGCGCTGGCGCGCGGCTGGACGTTCGACCACTGGACGGTCGGCGGCGTCGCGCTCGGTGTCGGACTGCTGGTCACCCGCCTGGTCGAGACGTTCGGACGGCCCCGGCCGGACAGCACCGACGCGCCCGAGCCGGTCGGCGACGGCACGATCAGCACGGGCTGGGCGATGCCCCGGTCGCAGCCGGTCGACAGCTGGCCCCCCACCCTGCCGACGCCGGCCGCGCCGCAACCGGTCGACCCGTGGCGGGATCCGCGCTGGGAGGACAGCCCGCGCCGGTGGGACGCCGGTGAGCGGTGAGCCGTGCCGCGTCCGCCGAGCCGGAGCTGATCTCGACCGTTAGGCTCGGCGGCATGACCGACACACCTGCCGCCACCCCCGGCGGATCCTCGTTCGAGGAGCTCGACGCGCTGTCCACCGAGGAGCTGCGGGAGCGGGCGTTCGCCCGGGCCCGGGAGCACCGCGACGTGGGTTTCTACTGGTCGGTGCTGCGGCACCTGCCGAACGCGGACGAGGCGACGGTGCTGGACGGCGCGCCGAACTCGATCGGCCCGACCATCGACGAGGCGAACGCTCTGTGGCGGGAGCTGACCGGCCACGGTTACGAGGAGTCGGCGCCGCTGCTGCGGGCCGCCTTCATCGACTACCTGTTGAAGCACTGAGCCGGCCGGGGCGGCCCAGGTCCACCCGGTCGGTCGGCTCGGGGTCTGGGCGGATCTTCGCGCGGTTCACCCGTACCGGTCCGATCAGCCGGTACGGGACGGCCGCCGGCACCGGCGCGCTCGCCGTGCTGCTGCTGGTCGGGATCTGCGGGAGCCCGGCGTACACCGGATGGGCCGGCGCGCAGGCCGACCCGGCGTCGGCGGGCGGTTACTACCTGCGTGTGCTCGCCTGGCCCGCGTGGCGGCTGGACGCGGACGGGCAGCCCGGCGGGTTGCTCGCCGCCGACCTGCGGGCCGTCCTGCTGGTGGTCCTCGCGGTGGCCCTGCTCTACCTGCTGCCCGCCGCCCAGGTGGCCCGGGTGCCCGGCCCGGTCAGCCAGTTCTTCTCCGGCTGGGCCGCGTACGTGCTGGCCGGTGGGCTCGCCGCCGTGCTGGCGGCGCCGTTCGGCCCGGACCCGTCGCTGCTCGGCGCGTTGCAGGACGCCAGCAGCGGCGCCGGCTACGGCTTCCTCTGCGGTTGGATCATCGGCACCGCCAGCCTCGGCGGGCGGGCCTGACCCCGACCGGTCGAGCCGTGCGGGTCAGCCCGTCACGCGGCCGAGGTCGAGCAGGCGCTGCCGGCTGAGCGCGCCCACGGGCCGGCCGCCGTCGGTCACCACGAGCCGGTCCCGTCCGGACGTGAGCAGTACCGCCAGCGCGTCGTACGCGGAGCCGTCCAGCGGCACGGTGGGCAGGTCCGCCTCGGCGTCGCCGGGCACCGGCTCCAGCGCGTCCCGGTCGAGTCGGGTGACCGCGAGCCGGCGGATGCCCCGGTCGGCCCCGACGAACTCGCGCACGAACGGCGTGGCGGGCGCGCCGAGCAGGGCGGCCGGCGTGTCGTACTGCTCCAGGTGCCCTCCCTGGGAGAGCACCGCGATCCGGTCGCCGAGCCGGACCGCCTCGTCGAGGTCGTGGGTGACCAGCAGGATCGTCTTGCGGACCTCGGCCTGGAGTCGGAGGAACTCCTCCTGGAGCCGGGCCCGGACGATCGGGTCGACGGCGGAGAACGGCTCGTCCATCAGGAGCACCACCGGGTCGGCGGCGAGTGCGCGGGCCACCCCGACGCGCTGCCGCTGCCCACCCGACAGCTCGTGCGGGTAGCGGCGGCCGAACTGGGCCGGGTCCAGCCCGACCAGGTCGAGCAGCTCGTCGACCCGGGCCCGGGTCTGGTCGCGGGACCAGCCGAGCAGCCCGGGCACGGTGGCCACGTTCGCCCGGACAGTCTGGTGTGGAAACAGCCCGACGTTCTGGATCACGTAGCCGATCCGGCGGCGCAGCCGCACCGGGTCGACGTCGGTGACGTCCTCGTCACCGAGCAGGATCCGCCCGGCGGTCGGCTCGATCAGCCGGTTGACCATGCGGAGCACCGTCGACTTGCCGCAGCCGGACGGGCCGATCAGCACCACCAGCTCGCCGGCCCGGACCTCCAGGGTGAGGTCCCGGACGGCCTCGGTGCCGTTCGGGTAGCGCTTCTGGATGGCCTGCAGGGAGATCGACGCCGCGCGAGGGGACTCGGCCCCGCCGGCAGCCTCCGGGGTAACGTCCACGTATGTCCTTCCGCCTGAGCTACCGGGCCGACCCGGGTAACCCCTGGTTCTCCTGGCAGTACGTGCGGGACAACTCTGACACGATCGTCGCGGCGGTGGGTGAACACGCCTCCCTCACCGGGCGCGCGGTGCTGATCGCGGCGCTGATCGCCCTGCCGTTGTCCGTGCTCGCGTACTGGTTCCGCCCGCTGGCCGGGCCGATCCTCGGCATCACCGGCGTGATCTACACCATTCCGTCGCTGGCGCTGTTCGCGTTCATCGCGCCCTACCTGGGCACCGGCGCCACCACCGTGCTGGTCGGCCTGGTCCTGTACGCGCTGCTGCTGATCGTCCGGAACGTGGTGGCGGGGCTCAACCAGGTGCCGCCCGAGGTCCGCGAGGCCGCCGAGGGCATGGGCTACGGCCGGTGGGGCCGGCTGTTCCGGATCGACCTGCCGCTGGCGATCCCGGGCATCATGACCGGGCTGCGGCTGGCCACCGTGTCGACGGTCGCGCTGGTCACCGTGGGGGTGCTGGTCGGGCACGGCGGGCTCGGGCAGCTGATCTTCGCGGGCTTCCAGAACAACCTCTACAAGGCTGAGATCATGACCGGGACTGTGCTCAGCGTGGCGCTCGCGGTGCTGCTGGACCTGCTGCTGGTCCTCGTCGGCCGGCTGGTCACCCCCTGGTCCGCCCGGGGCGTGCGGTGAGTGCCGCGGCGAGCCCGGTGTCCCAGGCGGTGATGTGGCTCAACGACCCGCTGAACTGGACCAATCCCGGCGGCATCCTGGACCGGCTCGGCGAGCATCTGGAGATCTCCGCCGCGGCGGTGGCGCTCGGCTGCCTGGTGGCCTGGCCGCTCGGGCTCTGGCTGGGGCACACCGGGCGCGGTGGTGGCCTGGTGGTGCTGGTGTCCAACGCCACACTGGCCATCCCGACCCTCGCGCTGCTGACCATCCTGCCGTTGACGTTCCTCGGCTTCGGCCGCACGCCGGTGGTGGTGGCGCTGGCCGTCTTCGCCGTTCCACCGCTGCTGGCGAACGCGTACACCGGCGTACGCCAGGCGGACCTGGAGGCGCTCGACGCGGCCCGCGGGATGGGCCTGTCCGGCGGGCAGGTGCTGCGGCGGGTGGAGCTGCCGCTCGCGATTCCCTACCTCGCCGCCGGGTTCCGGACCGCCGCCGTGCAGGTCATCGCCACCGCCGCGCTGGCCTCGTTCGTCAACGGCGGCGGCCTCGGTGAGATCATCCGTACCGGCTTCGGCCTGAGCATCGCGGTCGGCGGGGGCCAGATCCTGGCCGGCGGTGTGCTGGTCGCCGGGCTCGCGTTGCTGGCCGAGCTGGTCCTGGGCGGCGTCGAACGGCTGGTCACCCCCCGTCCGCTGCGGCGCGACCGGCAACGCGCGGGACGACCCCGCCCCGCCGACGCCACCGGCCGCGCCTGATCTGACGCCATTTCGTCCCCGGGACGACCCGTTCGGGCGACCGGTGGACGAGCCGGCGATCGGCAGCGAGGCGTCCGTGACGATGCGGTGACGAACTCCACCTCAGGTTGTCGGTCGGTCCCGGAGGATGTTGGGTGGACATTCACGGGCGGCCGACAGTCAGGATCGCCCGTCGGACACGCGGCCGGCCCGGGACGGGTCGCGCCGGGACACGGAAGGCGGGCACATGCGCGCACGTACACGTCTGGCGATCGGCGCGGTCGGCGCAGTCGCCGCGGCAGGGCTTCTGACCGGGTGCGGTGACGCCGGTTCGTCCGGCACCGACGCGCCCCAGCAGAGCGCCTCCGGGGCCGGGTGCGCCCCGATCGCCGGGCAGCAGCTCATCGCGTTGCAGGACGACAAGAAGCTCCAGAACTCCGACAACGTCATCCCGGCGGTCAACAGCAAGGCGGCCAACCCGCAGTTGATCGCCGCGCTGGACAAGGTCTCCGCCGTGCTGGACACGCCGAAGCTGATCCAGCTCAACAAGGCCGTCAACGACGACCGCAAGACCCCCAAGGTGGCGGCCGAGGAGTTCGCCTCCGCCAACAACGTCACCGCGGGCATCGCCAAGGGTCCGGGTGGCGA
Above is a window of Micromonospora coriariae DNA encoding:
- the folP gene encoding dihydropteroate synthase codes for the protein MTDLVRAPGPVVMGVLNVTPDSFSDGGRYADLGSAVGHGVRLRAAGAHLVDVGGESTRPGAERIDAATEADRVLPVIRELTAAGVPVSIDTSRARVAEAALGAGAVVVNDVSGGLADPDMARVVRDAGCPWVLMHWRGHSREMRELASYTDVVADVRAELAQRIDAALAAGVAADRIVVDPGLGFAKTAAHNWELSARLPELLDLGYPLLFGASRKSYLGRLLAGPDGTPRPTAQREAATVATSVLAVAAGAWGVRVHDVQATADALAVWVATGSPRLVPARAGDEREVQR
- the folB gene encoding dihydroneopterin aldolase; the protein is MTDRIQLTGLRARGRHGVYDFERVQGQDFVVDAVLELDLAPAAASDDVTATVHYGELAEQLVAVVTGEPVNLIETLADRLLTVCLADERVTSATITVHKPEAPVPHTFTDVAVTMTRARAR
- the folK gene encoding 2-amino-4-hydroxy-6-hydroxymethyldihydropteridine diphosphokinase, which encodes MTRAVLSLGSNLGDRLGHLRTAVATLGDSVLVLSGVYETPPWGDADQPAYLNAALLAQDDAATPRDWLERARAAERAAGRARDPQRRFGPRTLDVDVIAVWGDDDEPVLSDDPELTLPHPRAHLRAFVLRPWIDIQPYGRLPGHGWLTDLLTAGPAADDALDLRPRPELALESTA
- a CDS encoding DUF3180 domain-containing protein, which produces MTQAKSPPPGGPGPDRSRMGPTRISTLVVAALAAAAVAWLLISTLYYSGIPRLPWLPVVTLAALAVLEAYAAVNTRGRIERKPGRDPVNPLLVARFVVLAKASALAAAIFAGFYAGLAGWLFVETTRAATEDRPAAGSGLLASLALVGAALWLERSCRVPERPDDEREPDQRESRPGQR
- a CDS encoding ABC transporter permease — protein: MWLNDPLNWTNPGGILDRLGEHLEISAAAVALGCLVAWPLGLWLGHTGRGGGLVVLVSNATLAIPTLALLTILPLTFLGFGRTPVVVALAVFAVPPLLANAYTGVRQADLEALDAARGMGLSGGQVLRRVELPLAIPYLAAGFRTAAVQVIATAALASFVNGGGLGEIIRTGFGLSIAVGGGQILAGGVLVAGLALLAELVLGGVERLVTPRPLRRDRQRAGRPRPADATGRA
- a CDS encoding ABC transporter permease, giving the protein MGYEEAGREGSVEPSSGVPAAVLENVFDDPSQGEPGRDRVGVHLGWEVLLLAGVATLGWLLWRVDSDVLRGDSLRTLLVGMVGLGLLTLAAGVSLRTAAPNLAVGPVAVAAALHYAEQGDQGLAASVGPAVGVAALAGLALALAVVVLHVPGWAASLAGAAGVVVYIERRSAPVLVQGDYDPGRSAGYLFAGFAAVAVLGGLFGAIRAIRRLVGRYRPVTDPARRRGVVAAVVTALALVGSTVLAALAGVLLAANGPGPVTPDPGLDWTVLAIGVALLGGTSAYGRRGGLFGTLLAVGLVTVFQAYALARGWTFDHWTVGGVALGVGLLVTRLVETFGRPRPDSTDAPEPVGDGTISTGWAMPRSQPVDSWPPTLPTPAAPQPVDPWRDPRWEDSPRRWDAGER
- a CDS encoding ATP-binding protein produces the protein MSRSSTPGTPAGRPAAPTGHRAQSIDYTDSEDEVALDPALVTSPGHGAVGVFQAPRPVPRRPPPAEPSTVSAGENADIDSPFLDLFGASRPGATRAVPAAPAPREQPAIPQQPPAAESAHRAPDRAADLEPPWAPDDAATSSGRPVEPRRRGGSPAGESRVPHQAGDRLPMLRPPGETEPTGGGAPASSTTGATTRPPGAAPPSRPAAPAAGPSSAGPTDRPALERAPRRATGTARSGPGGAEPTGREIATPRQKAVSRQDRPTRPVRVRAPKIKFGDRDPSVELAITEIAGHLTFTPNTVTAWYWLPEVRWAFRPDAEREALLSAISEQYAGLAGFRLHLRRTTRPFPADEWARTIDAHTPAPLPDVPGTTGWADHLVAAQRHLMAVNHAEGQTYLGVTFARRSLGDSLTERLLRTFGRGTAEGERRKLGRTVEQFDEVLGAFGMRGRRVTAQELEWLLYRSVALCMAPPGTLSPVTNGRWERGDLLALTEQVERYRTPYGSTVKLVNRMTGEERHVAVLAVGRMEPLEIPERHEPWLHFHERLPWPMEISTRVDILGSGDSFRNLEHRLRMIRSQQLDYAEHGIDAPPELERLAKRALVIGDEMTTGLPVDSARAHGWHRIAVGGRTREECLERARRLIQLYSRELRVSLQHPKNQDWLAREFIPGEPIANTGYVRRMPVPLLAAALPQAASNVGDRRGDLIGRTAGTCRRPVFLDLHFPMEVRERSGLAVFVAEPGGGKSTLLGALGYLAARRGVQVTLLDPSGPLARLCAMPELRPYSRVLNLTGSEHGTLAPYSLIPTPLRSEFGAGASGDREFEIAVSNARAERRMLVQDICMMLVPPQVAREASTATLFRHAVRQVPAEETSTLDDVVSCLGQLDDDAGKELANLLLDTAEMPLAMLFFGRPPEGLLGADAALTVITMAGLRLPDLKIEREYWSAEEALALPMLHTAHRLAVRRCYGGSMSSRKLVGLDEAHFMEGWRSGRSFLVRLARDSRKWNLAALVASQNPRDILGLDVQNLVSTVFVGRIAEDAEIASEALRLLRVPVNDGYEATLASLSAADTSSANRLGFREFVMRDVDGRVQKVRVDVSYVEGLLDHLDTTPAAIAAAAGVLPSIPLPDLEA
- a CDS encoding ABC transporter permease, whose translation is MSFRLSYRADPGNPWFSWQYVRDNSDTIVAAVGEHASLTGRAVLIAALIALPLSVLAYWFRPLAGPILGITGVIYTIPSLALFAFIAPYLGTGATTVLVGLVLYALLLIVRNVVAGLNQVPPEVREAAEGMGYGRWGRLFRIDLPLAIPGIMTGLRLATVSTVALVTVGVLVGHGGLGQLIFAGFQNNLYKAEIMTGTVLSVALAVLLDLLLVLVGRLVTPWSARGVR
- a CDS encoding ABC transporter ATP-binding protein, which translates into the protein MDVTPEAAGGAESPRAASISLQAIQKRYPNGTEAVRDLTLEVRAGELVVLIGPSGCGKSTVLRMVNRLIEPTAGRILLGDEDVTDVDPVRLRRRIGYVIQNVGLFPHQTVRANVATVPGLLGWSRDQTRARVDELLDLVGLDPAQFGRRYPHELSGGQRQRVGVARALAADPVVLLMDEPFSAVDPIVRARLQEEFLRLQAEVRKTILLVTHDLDEAVRLGDRIAVLSQGGHLEQYDTPAALLGAPATPFVREFVGADRGIRRLAVTRLDRDALEPVPGDAEADLPTVPLDGSAYDALAVLLTSGRDRLVVTDGGRPVGALSRQRLLDLGRVTG